tgaaCATTCGGTTAAACATGCTGAGACTTAGAAAAAAGTGAGTGAATGAGACAATAAAGTGCTTTAAGTgctcaaaatgagaaaaacactACATAAATACTACACCATACCATGATGCTACGTGAATtctgtttcatttgtttatttcttcAGTATTTAGTTTATCTGTTGTCACGTCTTTATTGAGAATGTGAGGATGGATGACACACTGCTGCAGACCATGGGTACAAATAAACTAACCTGTTCCTGAAGCACAGCggtaagtttgctcacttacaaagacatCAACAGTTTATCATTTGtatggtagtttcattttaatagagAGAGAAGActatcaaccaaaaatccagaaaaacaaacacattgcataaaagttaaataaataaattgatttgcatgttACTGAGTGAAATATTTGAGCACCTACAGCCTCGCCAATGGTTATCAAAAGACATCCGGACAAGACTGCAGACCTGTATAAGGCAGGTGAGAAGGtgacaactgttgttgtgattcttCTTTTTATAGGTTTGACATGCATCTCTTTTCCCTCAGCCAGAACACTGAAGATGGGTGggtcttccagcatgacaatgacccgAAACATACCACTAAGGCAACAAAGGTATGGCTAAAAAAGAAGCAGATTAAGGTCATGGAGTGGCTTAGCCAGTCTCCAGTCCAATTCCTTAAATCCCAATCACATTAATAACTTATGTGTAGCTAACTGATGTATAAGGCAACCACAACGACATGGAAAACTCCTTGTGATTCACTGTCTCCATGTAGAAACAAACGTTTAGCATCATTATTACAGctgtgaaaatgtaaacttcCTTCAGCGCGCAATCGTGAAGGGCACATGCAACTTTTTCCTTTACTCATGCTTGTAAGAAAAAAGGCATGCAACTCCTACTGGCTCCTGATATGGGCCTGTTTCAAAACCAAGAGTGAGGCAGAGACTCTCTCGGTGACCTAATCCTTTTTGCTATTCTTAAAGGTTTCCACATTTCCTCTGCTGATGAACTTGACACATTGGCGGTAACAGCTTACAATTCGTGTTTGGCTCAATTTAAAAGCCATGGACATGATAGCCATGCCGACAATGATGAACAGCGAGGTAAGCATGAAGAACTTGGGGTGCTTGGGTATAATATCACCAAAACCAATGGTAGTGAGGGTGATGAAGCAAAAGTAATAGGGATCAAAGTCTTTAAAATCAGTTTCCCAGATTGGCAGAATCAAGCCCCCAAAGCAAATGTAGGCAAAGACGATGAAAAGAATGAGCACAAAGGGGACATTCAGTGTTTCCATTTCATCTCCTAATCCTGTGAAATCCCACAAGGCATATCCTTTGGGTGGTGGTGGCAGACGGTCAAGTTCTGGGCAGGACAGCGTCCTGAGCAGTGGACCCTTTCTCAGTAAATTCTCTCTGGCAAGAATCTTTTCAAAAATCTCTTTGTTGTTTTGAAGCTGGATGGACTTGTGCCGTACATCTGCCTGGCTGCGGAGCACCTGTCGGATGTCGAGGGGCTCGCGGATCACAACGTCATGGCTGAAGACAAAAGTACCATCCTCCAGGACCTGGCGCCTCGAGTCTCTCTCCTCAGTCTTCCATGGGGACCAGGTACGGGAGAAGAGGTTTTTGGAAAGGGTGTGAGCATGGATGTAGGCTCtagacatcaccatagcaagGAAGTCTCCAACATCGAGGATGACCAGAAGCATAAGAGGGATGCCCACCATGGCATAGAAGACACAAGCCACCTTACCAGGCAGGGTGACGGGATAGATCTCCCCATAACCTGAAACAACAGACATTTTAAAGCTGTAATTAAACTGTTAATTATAGGACTGGCTTTTGGTAACGTTTGTGTAGTAGGAAAAATGTGACAGTTAGAAAACAACAAAGCTCCTGATCAACAAACTCTGACGTGAAGAAAAGAAACTTTGTAGCTGCTCCATCCACCACTGTGTGTTTTACACATGTGCAGCAACCAACAACAAGTTGTTttcaaacatgcagatgaactgtTAGCTTAGTCTGATGCATGTTTTAATTATACAGCTTGATGAAGGCTGACGTCAGCTGGCCTGTTTTACATGGAGTCTACAGGGGGCACGAGATGTACTAGACCATGCTTATTTCAAGGTTTTCATAACATTTTCACATTGAAAGTAAAATCATATAAAATACTGTCTCTATTAAATTAcagtaacatttaaaaatatgaatataaaagGTTTTTTCACAAGCCAGTAAAAATGTACATGATAACATCTTGTTTTTAACAGCACAGACACGTTGCATCAAAGCACAGGACAAACTTCAGACTCATTCACActtaaacacaaacactcagaGTAAAGATCCATTTTTATTACATATTTATCTGattttatttgactttgactCTACTTGagagtatttatatatttttgcatttaagaaaatgttttctttaaaaaataacatttaatatggTAAGTAAAtgcaaaaggttttttttgtttttgacaaatGAAATGGACGAagcaaaaaacactgaaatttctCAAATGGAAACCAATGAGCAGTTCATTTTGAAACAcctgtgtttttcctcttttaatatttattattgctccTGAATAAGACAAAAGTGTTTCTTGTCTGATTACTCAATTCATGATggaaaatagatgaatcaattaCTAAAATAATCAATAGCTGCTGGCCTAATAacaactaataattaaatgctgagagcaatataaatacatagtgagtaaaaaagttaattgaagaagaaacactcaatgcatcacAGGAATCCCCAGCAGTAACtcagggaggattcagggtcacctggtccagccctaactatatgctttagcaaaaaggaaagtttgaagcctgatcttaaaagtagagatagtgtctgtctcctgaatccaaactggaagctggttccacagaagaggggcctgaaaactgaaggctctgcctcccattctacttttaaatactctaggaacaacaagtaagcctgcagtgcgagagcgaagtgctctaatagggtgatatggtactacaaggtcattaagataagatggggcctgattatttaagaccttgtatgtgaggagcaggattttgaattctggatttaacaggaagccaatgaagggaagccaatacaggagaaatctgctctctctttctagtccctgtcaggactcttgctgcagcattttggattagctgaaggcttttcagggagtttttaggacttcctgataataatgaattacagtagtccagcctggaagtaataaatgcatgaactagtttttcagcatcactctgagacaggatatttctaactttagagatgttgcacaaatggaagaaagcagtcttacatatttgtttaatatgtgcattgaaggacatgtcctggtcaaaaatgactccaaggttcctcacagtgttactggaggccaaggtaatgccatccagagtaagaatctgcttagataccatatttctaagattttcagggccgagtacaataacctcagtttgatctgaattaagaagcagaaagttagcggccatccaggtctttatgtctttaagacattcctgcagtttaactcattggtgtgtgttatctggcttcatggacagatagagctgggtgtcatctgcatagcagtgaaaatgtatgctatgtcttctaatgatgctgcctaaggg
The Pelmatolapia mariae isolate MD_Pm_ZW linkage group LG13, Pm_UMD_F_2, whole genome shotgun sequence DNA segment above includes these coding regions:
- the kcnk18 gene encoding potassium channel subfamily K member 18, whose product is MSVKAKRTISVKNESKKCAARFWRFVPHLLLCSSLVAYAALGALIFQHIEGHTPSAVQEEYHKFLCQMVETVQNLTANSTATEQIVEGVTEKMQSEFQSIWFQRPDRWDFFGSMFFCCTVFTTVGYGEIYPVTLPGKVACVFYAMVGIPLMLLVILDVGDFLAMVMSRAYIHAHTLSKNLFSRTWSPWKTEERDSRRQVLEDGTFVFSHDVVIREPLDIRQVLRSQADVRHKSIQLQNNKEIFEKILARENLLRKGPLLRTLSCPELDRLPPPPKGYALWDFTGLGDEMETLNVPFVLILFIVFAYICFGGLILPIWETDFKDFDPYYFCFITLTTIGFGDIIPKHPKFFMLTSLFIIVGMAIMSMAFKLSQTRIVSCYRQCVKFISRGNVETFKNSKKD